In a single window of the Zea mays cultivar B73 chromosome 5, Zm-B73-REFERENCE-NAM-5.0, whole genome shotgun sequence genome:
- the LOC103627916 gene encoding large ribosomal RNA subunit accumulation protein YCED homolog 1, chloroplastic isoform X2 — MYYPQPTVSLAAAVALLRPSLRRHSQRASSLLRSSTPPPWVSARRRTAVSDDFFTVELDATGVEPEPDSIDDGLPSPWEGAVVYRRDAAVQHLEYASTLERLGLGDLSSPDSRARAADLGLAGGTLDSTGAQPRTPVLVSVDVTRRRGRLRLDGIVRTVITLGCFRCAEPAPQGIFANFSLLLTEDPVEEEPDLGTIFQEDDDKGGASLACAMDGDQDIDWDDRLHFPAADKEIDISKHIRDMIHLEITLDAVCNPNCKGLCLTCGANLNTTSSCTCKPRNVQGLSPLKGVFK; from the exons ATGTATTATCCTCAGCCTACCGTCTCCTTGGCGGCGGCGGTTGCCCTCCTCCGCCCCTCACTCCGCCGCCACTCTCAAAGGGCGTCATCCCTTCTCCGCTCCTCCACGCCGCCTCCATGGGTTAGTGCGAGGAGGAGGACGGCCGTCTCCGACGACTTCTTCACCGTCGAGTTGGACGCTACTGGAGTGGAACCGGAACCGGATTCCATCGACGACGGGCTCCCCTCTCCATGGGAGGGAGCTGTCGTCTACCGCCGCGACGCTGCCGTCCAGCACCTCGAGTACGCCAGCACGCTGGAGCGCCTCGGCCTAGGGGACCTCTCCTCCCCCGACTCCCGCGCGCGCGCCGCTGACCTGGGCCTGGCTGGAGGGACCCTGGACAGCACTGGCGCGCAGCCTCGGACCCCCGTGCTCGTCTCCGTCGACGTGACCAGGCGCCGCGGCCGCCTGCGCCTGGACGGCATCGTGCGCACCGTCATCACCCTCGGCTGCTTCAG GTGTGCTGAGCCAGCTCCTCAAGGTATATTTGCCAATTTCTCCCTGCTGTTGACAGAAGACCCAGTAGAGGAGGAACCAGACCTCGGCACGATTTTTCAAGAGGACGACGACAAAGGTGGTGCTTCGCTAGCCTGCGCCATGGATGGAGATCAAGATATCGACTGGGATGACCGGCTGCATTTCCCAGCAGCTGACAAGGAAATCGATATATCCAAGCACATCCGGGACATGATTCATCTGGAGATCACCTTGGATGCAGTGTGCAACCCCAACTGCAAGGGTCTATGCCTTACCTGCGGCGCAAACCTCAACACCACCAGCAGCTGCACATGCAAGCCCAGGAACGTCCAAGGACTTTCTCCTCTCAAAGGGGTTTTCAAGTGA
- the LOC103627916 gene encoding large ribosomal RNA subunit accumulation protein YCED homolog 1, chloroplastic isoform X1, with translation MYYPQPTVSLAAAVALLRPSLRRHSQRASSLLRSSTPPPWVSARRRTAVSDDFFTVELDATGVEPEPDSIDDGLPSPWEGAVVYRRDAAVQHLEYASTLERLGLGDLSSPDSRARAADLGLAGGTLDSTGAQPRTPVLVSVDVTRRRGRLRLDGIVRTVITLGCFRLSFRCAEPAPQGIFANFSLLLTEDPVEEEPDLGTIFQEDDDKGGASLACAMDGDQDIDWDDRLHFPAADKEIDISKHIRDMIHLEITLDAVCNPNCKGLCLTCGANLNTTSSCTCKPRNVQGLSPLKGVFK, from the exons ATGTATTATCCTCAGCCTACCGTCTCCTTGGCGGCGGCGGTTGCCCTCCTCCGCCCCTCACTCCGCCGCCACTCTCAAAGGGCGTCATCCCTTCTCCGCTCCTCCACGCCGCCTCCATGGGTTAGTGCGAGGAGGAGGACGGCCGTCTCCGACGACTTCTTCACCGTCGAGTTGGACGCTACTGGAGTGGAACCGGAACCGGATTCCATCGACGACGGGCTCCCCTCTCCATGGGAGGGAGCTGTCGTCTACCGCCGCGACGCTGCCGTCCAGCACCTCGAGTACGCCAGCACGCTGGAGCGCCTCGGCCTAGGGGACCTCTCCTCCCCCGACTCCCGCGCGCGCGCCGCTGACCTGGGCCTGGCTGGAGGGACCCTGGACAGCACTGGCGCGCAGCCTCGGACCCCCGTGCTCGTCTCCGTCGACGTGACCAGGCGCCGCGGCCGCCTGCGCCTGGACGGCATCGTGCGCACCGTCATCACCCTCGGCTGCTTCAG GCTGTCTTTCAGGTGTGCTGAGCCAGCTCCTCAAGGTATATTTGCCAATTTCTCCCTGCTGTTGACAGAAGACCCAGTAGAGGAGGAACCAGACCTCGGCACGATTTTTCAAGAGGACGACGACAAAGGTGGTGCTTCGCTAGCCTGCGCCATGGATGGAGATCAAGATATCGACTGGGATGACCGGCTGCATTTCCCAGCAGCTGACAAGGAAATCGATATATCCAAGCACATCCGGGACATGATTCATCTGGAGATCACCTTGGATGCAGTGTGCAACCCCAACTGCAAGGGTCTATGCCTTACCTGCGGCGCAAACCTCAACACCACCAGCAGCTGCACATGCAAGCCCAGGAACGTCCAAGGACTTTCTCCTCTCAAAGGGGTTTTCAAGTGA